From a single Ornithodoros turicata isolate Travis chromosome 8, ASM3712646v1, whole genome shotgun sequence genomic region:
- the LOC135367248 gene encoding proton-coupled zinc antiporter SLC30A2-like, with amino-acid sequence MQRYKSLVIYCYHRRDQGMDRHAFRKLLFASILCLMFMIFEVVGGLLANSLAIATDAAHLLADLTGFIISMGAVWLSSKPPTRNMTFGWYRAEVLGAMISVMFIWVVTGTLLYWAILRIISAKTHDINASIMLASASIGIIVNIFMGVALHVGGVAHGHSHGHSHAIFQHGSGADSHHSHCSLRKSHEGDEELAGEVADSSKIKNEAGAVPVAPVAKQRQNINVQAAIIHVIGDLLQSVGVFIAALVIYHKPEYEVADPMCTLMFSVIVMCTTLPIAFEALTVLLEGKPPCIDFKEVLEMMTKEEGVRQVHRLRIWALSVERLIVTAHIVIQPKQDGLRIMDSISHRLNAAYNIFELTLQTEGLKDDEEDMPQPDPQSPSYSMIEVAPPAPETPPKEKGSSKDTSRTIISVQDPEAATKTLSHLKKHHHSKTPPKVKTGVQDSDTATRTPL; translated from the exons ATGCAGAGATAC AAAAGCCTGGTGATCTACTGCTACCATCGCCGTGACCAGGGCATGGACCGACACGCGTTCCGGAAGCTGCTCTTCGCTTCTATTCTTTGCCTCATGTTCATGATTTTCGAAGTTGTGG GGGGCCTTTTGGCCAACAGCCTAGCTATTGCCACCGATGCGGCCCACCTCCTAGCAGATTTGACTGGCTTTATCATCAGCATGGGAGCTGTCTGGCTATCGAGTAAACCACCCACGCGCAACATGACTTTCGGCTGGTACCGCGCAG AAGTCCTGGGTGCTATGATATCTGTGATGTTCATCTGGGTGGTGACTGGGACTCTGCTCTATTGGGCCATTTTGCGTATCATCAGCGCCAAGACCCACGACATCAATGCCAGCATCATGCTTGCTTCGGCATCCATCGGCATCATTGTTAACATATT CATGGGTGTAGCGCTGCATGTAGGCGGCGTTGCCCACGGCCACTCCCATGGTCACTCCCATGCTATCTTTCAGCATGGGAGCGGGGCAGACAGCCACCACAGCCACTGCTCCTTGCGGAAATCCCATGAGGGTGACGAGGAATTAGCTGGCGAGGTAGCTGACTCCTCGAAGATCAAGAACGAGGCAGGAGCAGTCCCTGTCGCACCGGTAGCCAAGCAACGACAGAACATCAACGTGCAGGCGGCTATTATTCACGTTATTGGGGACCTCCTTCAAAGTGTCGGAGTCTTTATAGCGGCGCTCGTCATCTATCACAAG CCAGAGTATGAAGTGGCGGACCCGATGTGCACGTTGATGTTTTCTGTGATCGTGATGTGCACTACGTTACCGATCGCCTTCGAGGCCTTGACGGTGCTGCTGGAAGGGAAGCCTCCCTGCATTGACTTCAAGGAGGTGCTCGAGATGATGACGAAGGAGGAAGGAGTGCGGCAAGTTCACCGACTGCGTATCTGGGCTCTTTCTGTCGAACGACTCATCGTCACTGCGCACATCGTAATCC AGCCCAAGCAAGATGGACTGCGCATCATGGACAGCATATCTCATCGACTGAATGCTGCGTACAACATTTTTGAGCTGACTCTGCAAACGGAAGGATTAAAGGACGACGAGGAAGACATGCCGCAGCCGGACCCACAGTCGCCCAGTTACTCCATGATCGAGGTAGCGCCACCAGCTCCCGAGACACCTCCCAAAGAGAAGGGTAGTTCGAAGGACACTTCGCGCACTATTATTAGTGTGCAAGACCCAGAAGCAGCTACGAAGACACTTTCCCACCTGAAGAAACATCACCACTCGAAAACACCTCCCAAAGTGAAGACTGGTGTGCAAGACTCGGACACGGCTACGCGCACGCCGCTTTAA